One Chitinophaga sp. H8 DNA window includes the following coding sequences:
- a CDS encoding nitroreductase family protein, with the protein MAQQVSIEEIIKQRRTVKPTSMNGKKVPDELVQQLLQLADWAPTHGYTEPWYFVVYSGDQVQEFCAGHAALYKANTPAENFIPGNFDKLKNQGNLASHIIAICMKRGNNPKIPVIEEVAAVSCAVQNMWLGATAMGIAAYWGSGGMTLHPAMRDYLSLGEEDQVLGLFYLGYTDEPIPAGRRLRPLSEKVLWNR; encoded by the coding sequence ATGGCGCAACAAGTATCAATTGAAGAGATCATCAAACAAAGACGTACAGTAAAGCCTACCAGTATGAACGGGAAAAAAGTTCCTGATGAGCTGGTACAGCAGTTATTACAACTGGCCGACTGGGCGCCTACGCATGGCTATACAGAGCCCTGGTATTTTGTAGTATACAGCGGGGATCAGGTACAGGAATTTTGTGCCGGTCATGCTGCCTTATATAAGGCCAACACACCTGCTGAAAATTTTATACCGGGCAATTTCGACAAACTGAAAAACCAGGGCAACCTGGCTTCCCACATCATTGCTATCTGTATGAAACGGGGCAATAATCCTAAAATTCCGGTGATAGAAGAAGTAGCAGCTGTTTCCTGTGCTGTACAGAACATGTGGCTGGGCGCTACCGCAATGGGCATTGCAGCTTACTGGGGCTCAGGAGGGATGACCCTTCACCCTGCTATGCGGGATTATTTATCATTGGGAGAGGAAGACCAGGTACTGGGATTATTTTACCTGGGCTATACCGATGAGCCCATACCTGCTGGTAGAAGATTAAGGCCATTGAGCGAGAAGGTACTTTGGAACAGGTAG
- a CDS encoding acyl-CoA thioesterase, translating to MARVKLDLPASFNFSLQVPVRIQDVNYGGHVGNDAIVSIMHEARIQFLHSAGCKELDHDGTGLIMADLCTVYKGEGFQGDIFEVAVAAGEYSAFGFDLFYRITTTREEKTILIAEAKTGMVCFDYTQRKVAKLPPAMKEQLMSKS from the coding sequence ATGGCAAGAGTAAAACTAGACTTACCCGCATCATTCAATTTCAGCTTACAGGTGCCGGTACGTATCCAGGATGTAAACTATGGCGGGCACGTAGGCAATGACGCTATCGTATCTATTATGCACGAGGCCCGCATACAATTCCTGCACAGTGCAGGCTGCAAAGAGCTGGACCATGACGGTACCGGCCTCATCATGGCCGACCTCTGCACCGTATACAAAGGCGAAGGGTTTCAGGGAGATATATTTGAAGTGGCCGTAGCGGCTGGTGAATACAGTGCCTTTGGGTTCGACCTGTTTTACCGTATCACCACTACCCGGGAAGAAAAAACCATCCTGATTGCGGAAGCTAAAACCGGCATGGTTTGTTTTGATTATACCCAGCGGAAAGTAGCCAAACTACCGCCAGCAATGAAAGAACAACTAATGAGTAAAAGTTAA
- the rdgB gene encoding RdgB/HAM1 family non-canonical purine NTP pyrophosphatase, whose protein sequence is MRTLVFATNNDNKIKEIRSLLGNNFQIITLRDAGIDIDIPEPHDTLEANATEKSRTIHQLTGQNSFSEDTGLEVAALQGAPGVLSARYAGEQKLAADNIARVLAELKGNTNRQAQFRTVISLILEGKEYQFEGICEGEILEAGKGENGFGYDPIFVPNGASRTFAEMDMTEKNQYSHRARALAKLLLFLKAHPAG, encoded by the coding sequence ATGCGTACGCTCGTATTTGCTACCAACAACGATAATAAGATAAAGGAGATCCGGTCCTTGCTGGGCAATAACTTCCAGATTATTACCCTGCGGGATGCCGGTATAGATATTGACATTCCGGAGCCACATGACACACTGGAAGCAAATGCCACCGAAAAATCACGTACGATCCACCAGCTTACCGGCCAAAACAGCTTCTCCGAAGATACTGGCCTGGAAGTAGCTGCCCTCCAGGGTGCCCCAGGTGTTTTATCTGCCCGGTACGCCGGAGAGCAGAAACTGGCAGCAGATAATATTGCCAGGGTATTAGCGGAACTGAAAGGAAATACCAACCGGCAGGCGCAATTCAGAACAGTGATCTCCCTGATACTGGAAGGAAAAGAATATCAGTTTGAAGGGATCTGTGAAGGAGAAATACTGGAAGCGGGCAAAGGAGAAAACGGTTTCGGATATGACCCCATCTTCGTTCCCAATGGTGCCAGCCGCACCTTTGCAGAAATGGATATGACAGAAAAAAACCAATACAGCCACCGCGCCAGGGCATTGGCCAAACTGCTCCTCTTTCTAAAGGCGCATCCGGCAGGATAA
- a CDS encoding RNA polymerase sigma-70 factor: MRIINMSQLETMCVSKIKDGDASAFRELFYTYKDALFGYACKLSRSAELAEEVVQEVFMKVWINRQQLDPAQSIQSYLYTATRHCVFNILKKAALDEKLKKAVFYQQPVFSNNTEEYLATSELQRVKKIMLDQLPPQRKLIFCLSRIEGLSHEEIALKLGISKNTVKDQIVKASRFLKHQLHVHHDIIVPLLIVGVAYHP; encoded by the coding sequence TTGCGCATTATTAACATGAGCCAGCTTGAAACTATGTGTGTATCAAAAATAAAGGATGGAGATGCCTCCGCATTCCGGGAGCTATTCTATACTTATAAAGATGCGCTTTTTGGTTATGCCTGTAAACTTTCCCGTTCGGCAGAGCTGGCGGAGGAGGTGGTGCAGGAAGTGTTTATGAAAGTGTGGATCAACCGTCAGCAGCTGGATCCTGCCCAATCTATTCAATCTTACCTTTATACAGCCACCCGTCATTGTGTATTTAATATCCTGAAAAAGGCCGCCCTGGATGAAAAACTGAAAAAGGCCGTCTTTTACCAGCAGCCTGTATTTTCCAATAATACAGAAGAATATCTGGCCACTTCAGAATTGCAGCGGGTAAAGAAAATAATGCTCGACCAACTACCTCCCCAAAGAAAGCTGATCTTCTGTTTAAGCAGGATAGAAGGGCTTTCGCATGAAGAAATTGCCTTAAAACTGGGGATCTCCAAGAATACCGTCAAAGACCAGATTGTAAAAGCAAGCCGGTTTTTAAAACATCAGTTACATGTACAC